A stretch of the Aegilops tauschii subsp. strangulata cultivar AL8/78 chromosome 4, Aet v6.0, whole genome shotgun sequence genome encodes the following:
- the LOC109779063 gene encoding malonyl-CoA:anthocyanidin 5-O-glucoside-6''-O-malonyltransferase-like: MAPAPQQEASRKLNVVESAVVAPWPIPPVPETSLPLTFFDVFWLNFPPVERVFFYHLVPGPGAATTATILSNLKTSLAQALRAFYPLAGRLRLRPGTTDRHELHYQPGDGVTFTVAMYDLDVDELALDEPREVAKIAQLVPPLPDGGAVLALQATVLRGGRGLSVGMALHHAACDGACSTHFLHTWAAASAGAVAPAPPVIDRTLVKDPSGLCDAFIRAMASTEKKDYVKMPGDKLLATFTLSIEDIQRIKDVVLLAAAGKAGAPPRCSSLVATFGFIWSCHQRAKDDKASNGGGGDPTYFIFPVDHRSRMEPAPIPDEYLGNCVGAALQGAPKDRLAMPGAVGLVTACTAVAAAIEQAVGVGSIRSPELWWERIREAILSGGGVLTVAGSPKFRVYDVDFGFGQPAKVEIVSVARTGALAVAESRRSSGGIEVGISLPADAMRRFQCCFHDAIAWLQCTTPSSGRLMHTSMPMGARDGVDWSLERTCSSINMPIPYLHHPVW, translated from the coding sequence ATGGCGCCAGCACCACAGCAAGAAGCTTCTCGGAAGCTCAACGTAGTGGAGAGCGCCGTCGTAGCGCCCTGGCCGATCCCTCCGGTGCCGGAGACCTCCCTCCCGCTCACCTTCTTCGATGTCTTCTGGCTCAACTTCCCGCCGGTGGAGCGCGTCTTTTTCTACCACCTCGTCCCCGGCCCCGGCGCCGCCACTACCGCCACCATCCTCTCCAACCTCAAGACCTCACTCGCCCAAGCCCTCCGCGCCTTCTACCCGCTCGCCGGCCGCCTGCGCCTCAGGCCCGGCACCACCGACCGCCACGAGCTCCACTACCAGCCCGGTGACGGCGTCACCTTCACCGTCGCCATGTACGACCTCGACGTCGACGAGCTGGCCCTGGACGAGCCGAGGGAGGTCGCCAAGATCGCACAGCTCGTGCCGCCTCTCCCGGACGGCGGCGCGGTGCTCGCCCTGCAAGCCACCGTGCTGCGCGGCGGCCGCGGCCTCTCCGTCGGCATGGCCCTGCATCACGCTGCCTGCGACGGGGCGTGCTCCACCCATTTCCTCCACACCTGGGCGGCGGCCAGCGCCGGCGCCGTCGCGCCGGCGCCCCCTGTCATTGACAGAACTCTCGTCAAGGACCCAAGTGGTCTTTGCGACGCCTTCATTAGAGCCATGGCGAGTACCGAGAAGAAGGATTACGTCAAGATGCCCGGCGATAAGCTCCTCGCCACCTTCACTCTGTCCATAGAAGACATACAACGCATCAAGGACGTCGTCCTGCTCGCCGCGGCTGGCAAGGCGGGCGCGCCGCCGCGATGCTCCTCGCTGGTTGCCACCTTCGGCTTCATCTGGTCATGCCACCAGCGGGCTAAAGATGACAAAGCAAGTaacggaggcggcggcgaccCGACCTACTTCATCTTCCCCGTCGACCACCGCTCGCGGATGGAGCCTGCTCCCATTCCGGACGAGTACCTCGGCAACTGCGTCGGCGCCGCCCTGCAGGGCGCGCCCAAGGACCGACTCGCCATGCCCGGCGCTGTTGGCCTCGTCACCGCGTGCACGGCGGTTGCTGCGGCGATCGAGCAGGCGGTGGGCGTCGGcagcattcggtcaccggagctgTGGTGGGAGCGGATAAGGGAGGCCATATTATCCGGCGGCGGCGTGCTGACCGTGGCAGGGTCGCCGAAGTTCCGGGTCTACGACGTCGACTTTGGGTTCGGGCAGCCGGCCAAAGTGGAGATCGTATCCGTGGCGAGGACTGGCGCCCTGGCGGTGGCGGAGAGCCGCCGGAGCAGCGGCGGAATTGAGGTGGGCATATCTCTGCCAGCGGATGCCATGCGGAGGTTCCAATGCTGCTTCCACGATGCCATCGCGTGGCTGCAGTGCACAACACCATCGAGTGGTCGATTAATGCACACTTCGATGCCTATGGGTGCACGTGATGGAGTGGACTGGTCACTAGAGCGCACatgcagcagcatcaacatgcccaTACCGTATCTACACCACCCTGTTTGGTAA